A genomic region of Raphanus sativus cultivar WK10039 chromosome 6, ASM80110v3, whole genome shotgun sequence contains the following coding sequences:
- the LOC130495596 gene encoding uncharacterized protein LOC130495596 — translation MNLDNEQNIASSFSYPLIVINDQFHMPQSVTATSSDYSMIDECNLWGSLWSLHDEDLQSNGGDWEQRPAADIAEKFNGGRIEAPPCGSGEYNYNGFYTGGYIL, via the coding sequence ATGAATCTCGACAACGAGCAAAACATAGCTTCCTCTTTCTCTTACCCGTTGATTGTCATTAACGACCAATTTCATATGCCTCAAAGTGTTACAGCAACCTCAAGCGACTACTCCATGATCGATGAATGTAACTTGTGGGGCAGCTTGTGGAGTCTACACGATGAAGATCTACAAAGTAATGGTGGTGACTGGGAACAGAGACCAGCTGCTGATATTGCTGAGAAGTTTAATGGTGGAAGAATTGAGGCTCCGCCGTGTGGATCAGGGGAGTATAATTATAATGGATTTTACACGGGAGGCTATATTTTATAG